CTCTTCCACCTTTCCCGTTATGCAGGTTTACTGCCACCATATACCAAGGCCTGGCTTCTCCTTTTGGCTTTGACATCATTCCAGAGGAGCTGTAGTAAAACGCAGCATAATCCCACAGGGAAAAGTCCTGAGTGGGCACTGAAATGGGACCACACGATACATTATTCAACTGTTACCTAATCCCTGTGAAAGATACAGTCTAACATTCCTCTTCTTGCCTTGAAGCCACCTGAGAAGACTGCAGGAGAGGGCAGGTGACCCCTGGAAGAGGTCTGAGAAGCCCTCACTTCTTCCATGAGAATATATgataaaaatttaaatgtatGTGCAGTATATACTATCTGTGAACGCACATTTACAGTGTTAAGAGTTGCAACTTCTTCAGAACACACTAGAAAAGGTTCATTTGTGGGACATCAGCAGCCCCCGAAAGACTGCTGATCGAGTCTTGTGACGATGCTGATGAAGACTTGTGAATTTTTCCCTCTCTGCTATTTTCTCACAATCTGCAGCGCCGGTGAGTGCTGGCACCCGACACCCCGCAACATACGGTGGGGACGGTGCAAAGTGCTGGCCGGCCCTGGGGCAACGGAGGACACCCTGCGCAAGTCATCCAGCATCGCTGGGCCGGTGTCCCCTGAAAAGGGACCCAGCCGCTGAAGAGACCTgctggagcgggacaaggaggGAAAACCCCTGagggtgcccccagccctgtgTCAGGCCACCGTGCCGGCAGGGCCCCACACGCCTCACGCAGTGCCTGTGGCAACTGAAGCAGCGTGTGCAGCCCCCACTGGGGAACTGACCCCCTGCTGAGGAGATGGGACGCGGACAGGGCGATTCTGGGGCCAAGACCGCCTCAGCGGGACCATCGTGGGGAGGGAACCACCCGCCCAACATGGCGCTAATTCTTCGCCACCCGCCCCAACATCCGGGTTCCCGCCTGACCTTCCTCCCGTGAGCCTCAGCGGCCTGCCCCTTCCCGGCTTCCCCCGCGTCGGCGCAGAGCAGCAGCGGCAAGATGGCGCAGGCGCCGGGTGAGTGCGGCGGGCCGCCAAGGTGACCgcggctccctccctcctccctctctgaCCAGGCTGTGTCTCTCTCTGTGCCACAGTTCCCCTCAAGGACACGAAGCTGCTGGACGTGAAGCTGGGCCAGCTGCCCACCTGGCTGGCCATGAGAGACTTCACCCCCGGGGGCATCGTGGGGGCCCTGCGAAGAGGTgaggggggctgagggggacccGCCCTGCGGAAGCAGCTCCGCGCCCCCTCGGCCGATGAAGACCTGGAGGGTGTGAATCCCTTCTCCTGAGGGAGCTGGGCAGATCAGTGCATAAGCATCTCTCTGGCTGCCGGAGTGGGTgttggctggggcagggggggtctggCAGTACGGGGGCTGCTTCAGGGCGATTTTTGCTTCTCCAGAACTGAGCCTTCTGTAGCATCTTGTTCTCCCACCTGTAAATTTGGTTCTCGCATGGGCTTTATCCGCCAGAAGTTTGTTTTCAGTATTCCTTCTTGTATAAAGAGGTAATATGGTGACCTGACTCCTGACCCTGTTTGCTGAAAATCTTAAGGTTTCCCAACATCatgagtaaattaaaaaaaaaaaacaaaccaaaacatttgaTCCCTAAAGATAGTAAGAAAGGACACAGGGCTTTTATAGATGGCTTGGCAAAAGTTTTGACTGATGCCCTTTGGTGTAAGTACAGATATGGCATTCAGGTAGATTTAAACACAAAATATCAAATGCAAGTGTGTACATAATGTATATACACTAGTATGAAAGAACTGGATAATTCCAAAGCACCTTGTGCTCATGAAAGTGAGAATAATGTTTAGGGAAAAATgataaatgactttttttttccctttttgttaaaGGTTTAGTGCTATTAACTTGAGTTCACCTTGCTTAACTAACACACGTTGCCTTCTCTCAGACTTGCTTCTGAGACCCTCAAATACTTCATCAGAAACAATTTCCTGAAGTTCTGTGAAACCAGGCTGCTTCTTTCTGACGCAGAAAAATACACAACTCATCTGGCTGTTATGAAAACTTTTCTCCCACACAGGTTACGACAGATACTACAATAAATATATCAATGTCAAGAAAGGGGGGCTCGGCGGGATCTCCATGCTGCTTGCCGGTTATGTTGTCATCAGCTACATCTGGAGCTACAGTCACCTGAGTAAGTAAAGGCAGAATGGCCGAGTGCATATAGTGCAGCTTGGAAGATTGCTCAGGGCAATAAAAACAATTaacctgctgctgcttttagaaataaaatgaaagactGTGCTAACCTTTGGTGCTTGAATCCAAGACTGCGGGCAAGCAACCTTCTTTTAGCCACGGAAAACTTGAATGCTTACTTACTAAGCCAGCCAGTATTTTCTTGGTGATGATGAAAGCTTAGATCTTGTTGCCTGTCTGACCTGACAATACTTACAAACTATATGCTCAAATTTTTTTAGAGTGCTTGCTTTCCTGTAATTTCAGGTGTCgtgtttttttcttgtgacttcagtaaaattaatttgctttactTTGAATGATAGAGCATGACCGCCACAGGAAGTACCACTGAAGTGCGAATTTCAGCAAGTGAAGGTACAGCTCTTGAACAGACTTGGCTACCGGAACAGCTATCCTGACAGAAGACACCAGGACTATTCGTATTAAAATCTGTACTATTATGACCAATAATAAAGTGCATACACTTTACATTTACTGAGCTGATACTCATAACTGACTTATTAATTGTACTGTGCAAGTGAGTGTGTCTTAGAGTTTCACCCCTCAAGGGCAAGTTCAGAGAGGGTTGGGAAGGCGTCTGCTACTCGGGTTGTGTTATGAACTGGGGAAACTATTACAATTGATTCCTATGTAACTTTAGTAAAAAGCACTGAATTGCTTCTTAATGGCCATTACGTGCAGGTTGGACAACTAGGTGAAAGGATGTATTTTGATTTGAAAGAACAGCGTCTGAGCTTTTGGTGGCTTGGTGTGGCCGTGTGTTTCTGATTCTCAGGCTCACCCAGGGACTGGGGGTATGGGGGCACTTTTCCACCGTTGCAGAGCACTGACTGATACAAGCTCAGTGTAGCTGTAAGGAGGCTGCAACTCTCATTCTGTCACTGGGATTCTAATGCTTCTTACCTCTGAGAACCCAAAATTTTTATCAGAACTCCACCTACTTTCATTGCTAAAAGAAGCGGGAAGGTTATTCTGAATGGGTATAAGCTTAGAAGACCTTTAATATAACATGAAGTTAAACTGAAGGAAAACTTGGCTTCTTGATTTAAAGGCAGTGGTGAGAAGTTTAATGGGAGACACTATGCGTAAGTGCAGCTTAAAGGAGCATCTGTGGGTTTGGCCCCAGCCCATGACCTTCCTCACACACGCCCCTAGGCAAGTGCTTCCCACCGCCACAACACAACCTGCTGGAACCGCAGCCGGGTGTCGCAGGTACAACCTGCAGTATCCTCTTGGGAgtaggagggagagggaaaaccaCTTCTTAAGGGATATGAAGAATCAAGAGCTTCAGTGGTAACAGGAAGgttttcagttttagaaaataCCTGTTCAAGTAGTGAAGACCATAAACTCCTGAACTAGATGGAGAAGGCAGCCCGACACTGATGTGGTTTAGTTCCCTCTCCCTGTGCCCAGCTACACACAGGCAGCACATCTGGTATTCTGGCCACTGTTCAGCCTCTGGGGGCACAACGTTAGGCAAAGTGTCTGTCATACCACAGTCATGTAGACTTGAAACTTCTACTTCGACTGACTCCACTCTCCACAGTGAAATAACTGCAGTCATTCAAACCAACACAGGCTCTGGTCACTTCTCTAATCATATTAtctcattcttaaaaaaaaaataataatcacagcCAGCTTTATCCATCAGTacatttcaataaaaacaaagtatAAAGGCAATCAGCAAACGAGAGATGGGTTAGAATCAATAAGGCTCACATTGtaggtgcaattttttttttaattcacattttatcATTGGCCCTTTTGAAATAGTCTTCTCACAAAATGAATGGATTTTGGCTTGCAAAAACTGCTCTCAGAAGAATGCTCTACCACTTTTAAAAGCAGTGTTCCATAAGAATATACATCTCCACTTCTTGGTCTTCTCTAGGCTATGGAAATACCTGCTCAGTGTGAGCTGGACGATGCGGGGGCTGAGACAAGGCTCTTCTATTCCTACTCCTCAAGCCGTGTTCATTTCCCTCCAAACTTTTTGCAAATGGAAAATGAGCACAGATGTGGCTTTCCTACATTGTTCCTCATTGTTTGGCTAACCACAGAGATGCCAATTTATTCTCCCCTTGATCAGTTCTCACCCAGAAGATTAATTTCTAACCTTCAGTATAGCAAGaagcacagaaacaaagcaagtggACGAGAGTTTTACAGTCCGGTGTACGTGACGGGTTTAAGTCAGCCACCAGGACAAGCTTACCGACTACGACAGGCTGGATCTGGGAACATGACTTTGCTTTTTAAGAGCTACAGGACAGCAGAATCCCTGCTCCCTCACTGAAGGGAAGGCATTTCAAGTATTAGTTTTCCCAGTCAGTCTTCCTGCTTCCACAGGGAGGGCTGAAACGCTGCAGGTTCTCCAAAGAGAAGTGGCAGaaggaaaacactttaaagaaacaCTGGCGTAAGATGTATTTATGTAGAGTGCTGCACCGGTGAGGGGTTTGCATATCTATTGGCTTTTAGATCTACCTTTCAGCAGGGCTCAATGAAAATAGGCGGAGgccaaaatctattttaaaaaggttaaaacataaaaaaaagtCGTGGACAATTACAAAAATGTTGCTTAGCAGCAGCCAGCCTCTGACCAGTTCTTTCAGTAATGGCATTAAAAAACAACCTGATTAATAGTTCAAGACATAGTGCTAGGCAGAAACCTTTTCTCAGTGTTAACAGCTCCCCTGCACTCTTCGTTCTGCTCTTTCACTGTCCACTGAGAAAGGCCAGATGTCCTTTGGTGCATCTGTTGGCATAATGACCTTTTTCACCGCactaaaagagaaagagagagaggaattattacagttacagctttttttcctctagctGCCTTTATTAAGGTAGCCGGCAACTGTTCCGATTTTGGAAGCTTTTCTGTGTATGGAAGATGCAGCATTTAGCAGGTGAAGTAAAACGTGGTGTCACAAGGGACACTCCTTGGAGCAAAAGCTGCTTCTGTGGTGGGAACAACCTGACACCATGTTATTGTAACGCACTACAAAGGAGAGACCTCTCAGTGCACCACTACGAACAGCCAAGGGCTGTAACACACAATCAGAATTTCAACATTTGAGGCTTCCAAGACTCCTCCATCTGACACGCACTAGATCAGAGATCTGTGGGGACTCTCCTGAATTAGACAGGGAAAAGTGCAGCTGAACAAGAGATTCATGACTTTGCATCCTGAAGCTATCCAAGACCAAAGGGAAATGCCAGTATCTGGTGCAACAGCATTCTCCAAATATGTAATCTACTTGCAGCTAAAATAATAAGCAGTGAAATGGATTCAGCTACTTCATATCCCTCTTTTACTCAAACAAGCACCTAAGGCACAGAAGTTGGTACGTACAGTGATATAACTGTCAAAGCTGATAGGACAGGAAGATTCTTTGCCCTTTTCTAGAGGCTAGAGTTGGGGCTTTTGTGGAAAAATAAACTGAGATGGAAACTCAATTGCGTCAGTTTTACTGGTGCTCCTCAATGAGCAACCAAGGTGAATAGCTCATTCCTTGGTTCGACAGCAACAGGGTGCATTTGCAGCTGAAATACTGAACAGTCTTTGCATATTCAATTCCTGTTAGTCGCAAGGACCTTCCAAGCTAACAGGGGAGAAGAAAATCTTTCTACAGCCACCAAGTGTAAGCAAATTAACTCATGAGACAAAACTACTATTAACTCTTATTTTAAAGTGTACAGTTCAGCAGTTTTCTTTAAC
This portion of the Strix uralensis isolate ZFMK-TIS-50842 chromosome 16, bStrUra1, whole genome shotgun sequence genome encodes:
- the ATP5MF gene encoding ATP synthase F(0) complex subunit f, mitochondrial, which produces MAQAPVPLKDTKLLDVKLGQLPTWLAMRDFTPGGIVGALRRGYDRYYNKYINVKKGGLGGISMLLAGYVVISYIWSYSHLKHDRHRKYH